The Aequorivita sublithincola DSM 14238 genome window below encodes:
- a CDS encoding amidohydrolase family protein: protein MIFPAVKKLIHKAFNSIWALKITKTSLSMFFAKGISKLRKNNYYYLLIGVLLVTQSCKSPSEQTSSQADLPAEETYTVIISGVKVGHLNLSRSGDTLVTDYDYKDNGRGPTIKETIVLNSEGFPVQWDITGNTTFGNDIKESYKLDGQQASWTDATGEGSAKMEQPSFYVNQSGSPYSLFMQARVLLNSKDMSVEALPAGRLQLAELETITATSDAGQVNLKSYALSGLDLNPSYFVLDEKKQFFALITPRVIVIRSGFEKEEKAMRLLAEKYSAQRYEDLQKKFAHKYDKNIRIRNVKIFDPKTLALTDLSSVVVSGDKILSIEAADVAAGENEIEIDGAGGTLVAGLYDMHGHMGANSALLNVAAGVTSVRDMGNNNEVLDSLIQKIESGVLAGPHITRMGFIEGKSPFNSNNGILVESEEEALEAVQTYADKGFYGVKLYNSMNGEWAPAIVKKAHELNMPVMGHVPAFSTANDMINAGYDEMTHINQTMLGWVLEPDEDTRTLLRLTALQRLPELDLNSAPVQETLDLMVKNNVAMDPTLAIHELLLLSRNGETQAGVLDYIENMPASEQRDAKMAMASIANDTEDKAYRGAYDKIVEVLKLMKERGILIVPGTDLGGAFNLHRELELYQQLGYTPAELLKLGSYDMAQYLGQEDRGAIEPGMLADFFLIPSDPTKELKAIKKISMVSRGGVLYFPSEIYPEFGIKPFVDKPVVKEN from the coding sequence TTGATATTCCCGGCAGTTAAAAAGCTCATTCATAAAGCTTTCAACAGTATTTGGGCCTTAAAAATAACCAAAACCTCACTATCTATGTTCTTCGCTAAAGGAATATCAAAACTTCGAAAAAACAATTATTACTATCTTTTAATTGGTGTGCTGCTAGTAACCCAAAGCTGTAAATCGCCAAGTGAGCAAACTTCCTCACAAGCAGATTTACCTGCGGAAGAAACATATACCGTAATTATTTCGGGGGTAAAGGTTGGGCATTTAAACCTTAGCCGTTCTGGCGATACGCTTGTAACCGATTACGATTATAAAGACAACGGGAGAGGCCCTACCATTAAGGAAACCATTGTGCTCAATAGCGAAGGTTTCCCCGTGCAATGGGATATTACTGGCAATACTACTTTTGGCAACGACATTAAGGAAAGTTATAAGTTGGACGGGCAGCAAGCAAGTTGGACGGACGCCACGGGAGAAGGTTCTGCAAAAATGGAGCAGCCTTCCTTTTATGTAAATCAATCCGGCAGCCCGTATTCATTGTTTATGCAGGCTCGCGTGCTGCTAAATTCAAAAGATATGTCGGTGGAGGCTTTGCCAGCCGGGCGGTTACAGCTTGCCGAGTTAGAGACTATTACAGCAACTTCGGATGCTGGGCAAGTGAATTTGAAAAGCTATGCCTTATCTGGATTGGACCTAAATCCTTCTTATTTTGTTTTGGATGAAAAGAAGCAGTTTTTTGCGTTAATCACGCCAAGGGTTATAGTCATTCGTTCTGGTTTTGAGAAAGAAGAAAAGGCAATGCGTCTGCTTGCGGAAAAATATTCGGCACAGCGTTATGAAGATTTGCAGAAGAAATTTGCACATAAATACGATAAGAATATCCGCATTCGCAATGTGAAAATATTCGATCCAAAAACCTTGGCGCTTACTGACTTGTCTTCCGTAGTGGTTAGCGGTGATAAAATACTAAGCATTGAAGCCGCTGATGTGGCTGCTGGCGAAAACGAAATTGAAATAGATGGCGCTGGTGGAACTTTGGTAGCAGGACTTTACGATATGCACGGACATATGGGCGCGAATTCTGCGCTTTTGAATGTTGCCGCTGGAGTTACTTCGGTTCGCGATATGGGGAATAATAATGAGGTTTTGGACAGTCTTATCCAAAAAATAGAATCAGGGGTTCTTGCTGGGCCGCACATTACGCGTATGGGTTTTATTGAAGGGAAAAGTCCGTTTAATAGTAACAATGGAATTCTTGTGGAGAGTGAAGAAGAAGCACTTGAAGCAGTTCAAACTTATGCAGATAAAGGTTTTTATGGTGTTAAATTATACAATAGTATGAATGGGGAATGGGCGCCGGCCATTGTTAAAAAAGCACACGAGTTGAATATGCCTGTTATGGGTCATGTTCCAGCTTTTTCTACTGCGAACGATATGATAAATGCCGGTTATGATGAAATGACACATATTAATCAAACGATGTTGGGATGGGTTTTGGAGCCAGATGAAGATACGCGTACCTTATTGCGATTAACGGCTTTACAACGCTTACCAGAGTTAGACTTAAACAGTGCACCCGTTCAAGAAACTTTAGATTTAATGGTGAAGAATAATGTAGCAATGGATCCAACGTTGGCAATTCACGAGTTGTTATTACTTTCCCGTAATGGAGAAACGCAAGCTGGCGTTTTGGATTATATTGAAAATATGCCGGCCAGCGAACAGCGCGATGCAAAAATGGCGATGGCAAGTATAGCCAACGATACAGAAGATAAGGCGTACCGAGGCGCGTATGATAAAATTGTTGAAGTTCTAAAACTTATGAAGGAACGCGGCATTTTGATAGTGCCAGGAACCGATTTGGGAGGTGCATTTAACTTGCATAGAGAATTGGAACTCTATCAACAATTAGGATACACTCCAGCAGAATTATTGAAATTGGGAAGCTACGATATGGCTCAATATCTTGGGCAGGAAGATAGAGGGGCAATAGAACCGGGAATGCTTGCCGATTTCTTTCTTATTCCTAGCGACCCAACGAAAGAATTGAAAGCTATAAAAAAGATTTCCATGGTGTCTCGTGGTGGCGTGCTTTATTTTCCAAGTGAAATATATCCTGAATTTGGCATAAAACCTTTTGTGGATAAGCCAGTTGTTAAAGAGAATTAA
- a CDS encoding serine hydrolase: protein MKPNHYSFRRTAILAVITFVATFAVTYAQTKTTQLDELLNKYTEYGQFNGSVLVADKGQVIYKKGFGMANMEWDIPNTPDTKHRLGSITKQFTSMLIMQLVAEGKLDLQATVSKYLPDYSKVNGDKITIHQLLTHTSGTPNYTSFPNFFKDLSQNPHSPTEMLALFGDLPLEFTPGERFAYSNSGYILLGAIIEKVTGKTYEEVLQEKIFDPLKMKDSGYDHHNTILKKRATGYEMKGSTPENSPYIDMSTPYAAGSLYSTVEDLYLWDQALYTDKLLSKKYMDMLFEKYIPAFGEYYGYGWMIGEMPIGNTKDTVKVVTHGGGINGFNTLITREIEDKSLVVLLNNTGGAPLYSINVAISAILKGKTYDMPKQSLADLVLNKILDKDLNAGLEFYKKNKDSKLYSLEEDDMNSIGYTLLQAGKINEAEAIFKLNVEAFPKSSNVYDSYGEALMEQGKNELAIINYKKSVELNPANESGIAMLKKLGVETEDMVKDVSVPDAILESYVGKYELQPGFILTITKEGSQLNAQATGQPMAPIFPKSETEFYLKVVTAQIIFKKNAAGAVESLTLFQGGQEIVGKRI, encoded by the coding sequence ATGAAACCAAATCATTACTCTTTTCGCAGAACCGCTATTTTGGCGGTTATTACTTTTGTGGCAACTTTTGCTGTTACTTACGCACAAACAAAAACAACGCAACTAGACGAGTTGTTAAACAAGTACACTGAATACGGCCAGTTTAACGGTTCTGTGCTCGTGGCAGATAAAGGACAAGTTATTTATAAAAAAGGCTTCGGAATGGCAAATATGGAATGGGATATTCCCAATACGCCAGATACCAAGCACCGTTTGGGAAGCATTACCAAACAATTTACTTCAATGCTCATAATGCAATTGGTAGCCGAAGGAAAGTTGGATTTACAGGCTACAGTTTCAAAATATTTACCAGATTATTCAAAAGTGAATGGCGATAAAATTACGATTCATCAATTGCTTACGCATACTTCGGGAACGCCTAATTACACTTCGTTTCCTAATTTCTTTAAAGATTTAAGTCAAAATCCGCATTCACCAACAGAAATGCTAGCATTGTTTGGAGATTTACCGTTGGAATTTACGCCCGGAGAAAGGTTTGCGTATAGTAATTCGGGTTATATACTCTTGGGTGCTATCATTGAAAAAGTTACAGGGAAAACCTACGAAGAAGTGTTGCAGGAGAAAATATTTGATCCTTTAAAAATGAAAGATTCAGGTTATGACCATCACAATACAATACTCAAAAAACGCGCTACGGGTTATGAAATGAAGGGTAGTACTCCTGAAAATTCACCTTATATAGATATGTCTACACCTTATGCGGCGGGTTCGCTGTATTCCACAGTGGAAGATTTGTACTTGTGGGATCAGGCTTTATACACCGATAAATTACTTTCGAAGAAATATATGGATATGCTATTTGAAAAATACATTCCTGCTTTTGGCGAGTATTACGGGTATGGTTGGATGATTGGCGAAATGCCTATTGGCAATACAAAAGATACCGTGAAGGTAGTTACGCACGGGGGAGGAATCAACGGTTTTAATACACTTATTACGCGTGAAATTGAAGATAAATCCTTGGTTGTTTTATTGAACAACACAGGAGGTGCGCCACTTTACAGCATAAACGTAGCAATTAGTGCAATTTTAAAAGGTAAAACCTATGATATGCCAAAACAATCCTTGGCGGATTTAGTTTTAAATAAAATTTTAGATAAAGATTTAAATGCAGGACTTGAGTTTTATAAAAAGAATAAAGATTCAAAACTGTATTCTCTTGAAGAAGATGACATGAATAGTATTGGTTATACCTTGCTTCAAGCTGGAAAGATAAATGAAGCAGAAGCAATTTTTAAACTGAATGTGGAAGCTTTTCCAAAATCGTCTAATGTGTATGACAGTTATGGGGAAGCCTTAATGGAGCAAGGGAAGAATGAGTTGGCGATTATCAATTATAAAAAATCTGTAGAACTCAATCCAGCAAATGAAAGCGGTATTGCAATGTTGAAAAAGTTGGGCGTAGAAACCGAAGATATGGTAAAAGATGTAAGCGTACCAGATGCTATTTTGGAAAGTTATGTTGGTAAATATGAACTGCAACCCGGATTCATTCTCACAATAACCAAAGAAGGTAGTCAGCTTAATGCCCAAGCTACGGGTCAACCTATGGCACCAATTTTTCCAAAGTCTGAAACCGAGTTTTATTTGAAAGTAGTAACCGCGCAGATTATCTTTAAAAAGAATGCTGCTGGAGCAGTGGAGAGCTTGACTTTGTTTCAAGGAGGACAGGAGATTGTTGGGAAGCGGATTTAG
- a CDS encoding GNAT family N-acetyltransferase produces the protein MKIHIVTDRLLMRDMMDEDAQGMFAMDSDAEVHKFLGNKPIATLQEAQKIIASIKQQYIDNGIGRWAVVEKESGDFIGWSGFRLITDVVNERTQYYDLGYRFLKKYWGKGYASETAFASLNHGFKELDFKEIVGIADVAHTASNTILKKVGLIKRNEFIYDGTLHNFYSLSKEEWRENLNK, from the coding sequence ATGAAAATTCACATAGTAACAGATCGCCTACTTATGCGCGATATGATGGATGAAGATGCACAAGGAATGTTCGCAATGGATAGTGATGCTGAGGTACATAAATTTTTAGGAAACAAGCCAATCGCAACCTTGCAAGAAGCCCAAAAAATTATTGCCTCCATAAAGCAACAATACATTGATAACGGAATAGGACGATGGGCAGTTGTAGAAAAAGAAAGCGGAGATTTTATTGGTTGGAGCGGTTTTCGTTTGATAACAGATGTTGTAAATGAAAGAACCCAATATTACGATTTAGGTTACCGTTTCCTCAAAAAATACTGGGGAAAAGGCTACGCATCCGAAACAGCATTCGCTTCATTAAATCACGGTTTTAAAGAATTAGACTTTAAAGAAATTGTAGGAATTGCCGATGTAGCGCACACAGCGTCGAATACTATTTTGAAAAAAGTGGGGCTTATTAAAAGAAATGAATTTATCTATGATGGGACGCTTCACAATTTCTACTCGCTCAGCAAGGAAGAATGGAGAGAGAATTTGAATAAATAA
- a CDS encoding lipocalin family protein, which translates to MRILNLFLFVTLISITISCSKKDDNPEPVISINATWKASAIDYKINQTFNGPGQTVIKNYNGITSDVTYTMSFSENPNRVITNGGYDIELATFGGQTIIQNIIFFPNGTWSLAGNQLSVSDGTEIEVLTVVELTANKLVLNGVKNETSTQGDVTLNSTNNLTLTFAKQ; encoded by the coding sequence ATGAGAATTTTAAACTTATTTTTATTTGTTACACTTATTTCCATAACAATTTCCTGTTCCAAAAAAGATGACAATCCAGAACCGGTAATCAGCATTAATGCCACATGGAAAGCATCAGCTATAGATTATAAAATAAACCAAACTTTTAATGGTCCAGGACAGACCGTAATTAAGAATTATAACGGGATTACAAGTGACGTTACTTACACCATGAGTTTTTCTGAAAACCCTAATAGAGTAATAACTAATGGAGGTTATGATATTGAATTGGCAACTTTTGGTGGCCAAACCATTATTCAAAATATCATCTTTTTCCCAAATGGTACTTGGTCATTAGCTGGCAACCAACTATCCGTTTCTGATGGTACAGAAATAGAAGTTTTAACAGTTGTAGAATTAACTGCTAATAAATTGGTTCTAAACGGTGTGAAAAATGAGACTTCAACTCAGGGTGATGTTACGTTGAATTCAACTAATAATTTAACCCTAACATTCGCTAAACAATAA
- a CDS encoding deoxynucleoside kinase — MHVAIAGNIGSGKTTLTRLLSKHYKWQAHYEDVEDNPYLDDFYNQMERWSFNLQIYFLNSRFRQILEIREKEKSVIQDRTIYEDAYIFAPNLHAMGLMTNRDFENYRSLFELMESVTEGPDLLIYLRSSIPNLVNQIHKRGREYENSISIDYLSRLNERYEAWIHGYDKGNLIILDVDNLDFVDDPEHLGEVINKIDAELHGLF; from the coding sequence ATGCACGTTGCAATTGCAGGAAACATAGGTTCCGGAAAAACCACACTTACCCGTCTGTTATCAAAACATTACAAATGGCAAGCCCATTATGAAGATGTGGAAGACAATCCATATTTAGACGATTTTTACAACCAAATGGAACGTTGGTCTTTCAACCTTCAGATTTACTTTTTGAACAGTCGTTTTCGTCAAATTCTTGAAATTCGCGAAAAGGAGAAAAGTGTAATTCAGGATAGAACCATTTACGAAGACGCATATATTTTTGCGCCAAACCTACACGCGATGGGCCTTATGACCAACCGTGATTTTGAAAACTACCGTTCGCTTTTTGAACTTATGGAAAGCGTTACAGAAGGTCCCGATTTGCTGATTTATTTACGAAGCAGCATTCCAAACCTAGTAAACCAAATACACAAGCGCGGTCGTGAGTACGAAAACTCTATAAGCATCGATTACCTAAGCCGTCTTAACGAACGTTACGAAGCTTGGATTCACGGTTACGATAAAGGAAACCTCATCATTCTAGATGTAGATAATCTCGATTTTGTTGATGATCCGGAGCATTTGGGCGAAGTGATAAACAAGATAGATGCTGAGCTTCATGGATTATTTTAG
- a CDS encoding GLPGLI family protein, whose product MKKYLLIFALLFTFGINAQNISGQAFYESKTTVDLDAMDGGREMTEEMKKMISQMMKSALEKTYILTFNKEESIYKEQEKLDATPMNPGLKMMMSSYSPGAQYKNLKTNQIVEENEFFGKQFLVTDSIKTLDWQITKESKTIGQYIAFKATAIKKVDPSDYSMARPKKKDEKENAEVKSDSTQSQDPMDNIEIPEEVEVTAWFTPQIPVSNGPGEFTGLPGLILELNVYRTTLLCSKIVMNPKESEKIEAPTKGKKVTREEYVKIVKEKTDELRDNFKNSGGNGRRGGGF is encoded by the coding sequence ATGAAAAAATATCTTTTAATTTTTGCACTTCTTTTCACCTTCGGAATAAACGCCCAAAACATTAGCGGACAAGCTTTTTATGAATCCAAAACTACTGTAGATCTTGACGCCATGGACGGCGGGAGAGAAATGACCGAGGAGATGAAAAAAATGATTTCCCAAATGATGAAAAGCGCCTTGGAGAAAACCTACATCCTCACTTTCAATAAAGAAGAATCCATTTATAAAGAACAGGAAAAACTTGACGCCACGCCAATGAATCCGGGTCTTAAAATGATGATGAGCAGCTATTCGCCCGGAGCGCAATATAAAAATTTAAAAACAAATCAAATTGTTGAAGAAAATGAATTCTTCGGAAAACAGTTTTTGGTAACAGATTCCATTAAAACCTTAGATTGGCAAATAACAAAAGAGTCTAAAACCATCGGACAATACATCGCTTTTAAAGCCACGGCAATAAAGAAAGTAGATCCAAGCGATTATAGTATGGCGCGTCCAAAAAAGAAAGATGAAAAAGAAAATGCTGAAGTAAAAAGCGACTCCACCCAATCCCAAGACCCAATGGATAATATTGAAATTCCAGAGGAAGTTGAGGTTACGGCGTGGTTCACTCCGCAAATCCCAGTTAGCAATGGTCCGGGTGAATTTACTGGTCTTCCAGGCCTAATTTTGGAATTGAACGTTTACAGAACTACATTGCTTTGCTCAAAAATTGTAATGAATCCAAAAGAATCTGAAAAAATAGAAGCGCCTACAAAAGGTAAAAAAGTTACTCGCGAAGAATACGTAAAAATCGTAAAAGAAAAAACGGACGAATTGCGAGATAATTTTAAGAATAGTGGCGGCAATGGACGTCGTGGGGGTGGATTTTAA